In Legionella israelensis, the genomic window AGCAAAGTCGATGAAGGCAAATTTCCCCATCTTATGCAATGGTATAAAAAGCTGGAACAACGAAAAACGATTCAAACAGCAATCAGCGCATATGGGGAAAAATAATCTTATAACCACCAAAAAAATTGAATAAAATCAATATTTAAATAAGTATTTTTTCAATCTCTGGCTTAGAGCATTTTTCGGATGTTTCCTTTCAAGACAAAGAGATCTGTAAATTTTCTTTTTGTAAAATATCAGTAAAATTCTAAATAAAAATTAATTCAAGCTGATAATTTATATTAGGATAAGCACTCAGATGAATATAGTAAATGAGCTAAAATTAATAAAGAGCACCCTCTGGAGTCGTATTATGATTAATAATCCACATAGTAAAGATCATTACAAATATCTTAATGAACTGTTAAACCTGGAAAATGAAAACCGCTTGGCTGCAAAAAAAGCCATCAACAATCAGCAAGAAGTTATTAAACAATTAAATACTAAAATTCAAGAAATACAAAATAAGAAAGAAAACATAACAGAACTGGAACAAGCCAATCTTGAAAAAATGAAGAGAGCTCTTGAAATTCTCGAAGATGAAGAAAAAAGAAAAAGATATGATACCGCATTAACCAGCCATCCTTCTATGGACTTAAAAACAGAAGACAAGAAAGGCATTAGCTTCGTCCCTCTCGTAGGTATAAAAGAGATCATCAATGAATTTGAGGATTTTAAAAAAGAACAAATGGATAAAAAAGATGAGAAAGGTCATCCTGTATTTCCAGAAGGAAGTTTCAAATATGAAAAATTAGATGGTCCATCTACTGTGCATGTATTTACCTTTCCTGATGAAGCTTCTGCAAATGAATTTATGCAACGATTATTTAATAAAAATATGGCAATGCTTCCCAACGGTTCACAAGATATCGAAGATGTAAAAAAAATGCGAAACCAGCAAAACCAACAGGAAATTAAAGAAAAAATGGGAGCTTTTAAAGAAGAAAAAATGAACTCACAACAAAAAGAAGAAAAAGAAGAAGAAAATGACTCTTCTTTAGTTAGCAAATTAAATTGACGATAAATTCGGATATCCTATAATCTAACAGATTAAGTAAAACCAATCAAAAATTGGACAATTCCTTCTTATGGAAAAGAAAAAAAAGGCTGTGTTGCTTTTTATTTGCTCGATACTTCTATTTGCGTTGAGCAGCCCTGCTTTAAAGCTACTCATTGATCACGGCAAAGAAATTGGACTTAAATTGAATTAGTTTCGACTTAATCTGACATAACCACTTGAAAAGGTGAGAGTTTCCGGTTTTGATAGAAGTGCAAACTTTAACAAAACCAAAAGGAAAACTCTCATGATAGATAATAACGTTAAAATTATTAAACACAAAGTTGGCTTACTAAATTTAGCTGAAGAATTAGGCAATGTATCGAAAGCCTGTAAGGTAATGGGTTTATCACGAGACACCTTCTATCGTTATAAATCAGCGGTAGAATCTGGTGGGGTAGATGCCTTATTTGATAAGTCACGAAGGCAACCTAATCACAAGAACCGTGTTGACGATTCTATAGAGCAAGCGGTAAAAGAGTACGCCATAGAATATCCAGCTCATGGTCAACTACGCACCAGTAATGAGTTGCGTAAGAAAGGGATTTTTGTATCCCCTAGTGGCGTTCGCAGCGTCTGGCTTAGGCATAATTTAGCTAACTTTAAAGACCGTTTGAAGGCACTTGAAGCCAAAGTAGCATCAGAGGGCATTATTCTCACAGAAGCACAAATTGCAGCTTTGGAGAAGAAGAAGTTTGATGATGAGGCTTGCGGCGAAATTGAAACAGCACATCCTGGCTATCTTGGTTCCCAAGATACATTCTATGTGGGAACTATCAAAGGAGTTGGCCGCATTTATCAGCAGACTTTTGTTGATACTTATAGCAAAGTGGCATTTGCCAAGCTCTATACAACAAAAACGCCTATTACATCAGCAGATCTCCTTAACGACAAGGTCTTGCCGTTCTTTGAGCAGCAGCAGTTACCTATGCTGCGTGTTTTAACTGACCGGGGTACAGAGTATTGTGGGAAAGTAGAACAGCATGACTATCAGCTTTATTTAGCTATTAACAACATTGATCACACGAAAACTAAAGCACAATCACCGCAAACAAACGGTATTTGTGAGCGTTTCCACAAAACGATTTTGCAGGAGTTTTATCAAATCACATTCCGTAAGAAAGTTTACGATGACATGGATGAACTGCAAAAAGATCTGGACGTATGGCTTCATTATTATAATAATGAGCGCACCCATCAAGGCAAAATGTGCTGTGGACGTACTCCAATGCAAACATTGATTGATGGCAAACAAATCTGGAAGGAAAAATTGATAGGCTGAATTTGACCTGACAGACACTTCTGAAAAACCGGTAACTGTCAGATCAAGTTTGAACTACTACACTTAAATATCCAGATGCTATCCGGTTTTGTAATGTTTTGTTCGTAGGTAATTTGTGCGCAGGCCTTGTTCCATTTTTATTTAAAAACCCAGCGGCTATTGCAAAAGAAGTTTGGTACATACCACGCCGAACCTTTTTATTTCTTATGGGAAGCACGTTTTTCACTTTTTTATATCCTATGTTAATTTATTTTGCGTTAGAACGTACCACGGTCATTAATGTCACGCTTATTTCGCAATTAGACGGCGTATTTTTCATTATTATCAGCACGTTAATTATTGGTATTAAAGTTTCGCGCAATGAAATTTGGGGATATTCCATTATTACCATTGGTACATTTTCTATTCTTTTCTATAAAAGCGGTTTTACTTTTCGAATCGGCGATTGGCTTGTTGTTCTGGCTACGATTTGTATTAATGCAATAGAGGTGATAGATAAAAGACTTATCGAGGATTGCTCTTTCATGACGATAACTTCCGTAACAAATTTATTTTCTGCGATTATTTTCTTTTGGATTACCTATCTTTCTTTTGGTTGGGAACACTTCCTAGGAGTTTTTCATGGCGAACTTTGGATAATTATGTTGGTTTATGCTGGCCTAACTATTGTGCTGGCTGATGTACTTTGGCTTAAGGCACTAAAATTGAATATTTCTTTAAATTTAGTGTCGAAACTTTCACTTCTATCACCTGCTATTACACTGCTTTTAGCATTTTTCTTATTAGATGAGATACCCACTAGTCCCGAAGTATTTGGAATAATAGTTATCTTTTTAGGGCTGTTTGTTACGGCTTTTGCTAAAGCTCGTCCGCGAAAATTGAAAACAAATTCGGTCAAAACTTAAAATCACAGGGAAAAATGGGGGATTACCCAATGAATATGACGACTTTGCAAATTTCTGCTGTAAACAACAAAAACCACCTTCGCCCACTGCATATGAGCTGCTGAAAAAACTCCGAACCCGGGGGTTCTAAATAAATTGAAGATTCCGTTCAACTTTATCTGCTTTGTCAGCGAAGTCTTCCATTTCAACTGCAACATCGCCTTTTCTGCCTCGATTTGCAAAAAATCCACCCTCTGCCAATAAACCTGTACCAGCAATGCTGACTCCTATTGCTGCTTTGGCCACCAATGCTGCTCCAATTTTTATCCCTGCAATAGATAAAGGGGTTGAAAATCCAGATGACAGGATGCCCAAAGTTATGGCCGTGCCTATCATACCTAAGCCAAGAACAGCTAACATGGCTGAGCAAGCCATCTTTCCCCAATTCCGATGTTTGCCTATCATGGCGGAAGTATTTTGAGCATGTCGTCTTATATTGTCTACGGTTGGATTGCATACTACATTTGTTGTTCCTTGTATATAACGAGTGGCTTGAGTGATTTTATCTGGTGTATCTAATTTACCTTCATGGGCCAGTTTTTGGAAAGAAACCAATACCTTTTTACCCGATTTTTTCAAGGATTTGATGTTATTATCTCGTTCGTTTCGATAATCTTGTGTTACATCATTTAATTCTTCACAAGCTTTAATGAAGTTATCCTGTCGACAACAATCTGCCCCAATACTCAGTAGTTTCTTTTTAAAATCAGTTTGATCCTGTAAATAGGCTGGAGCATCATCAAGCTCTACTTGTGCAATCATATTCATATATACAGATAAATTTTGTTTCGAAGATATAGTTGTGCTCCCTAATACATCGTCTATACTTTCTAATTCTTGTTGCTGTCCTTCTAAATAATTGATAAAAAGATATCGCGCATCAATAGTATTTTCCATAAAATACTTTGCTGACTGCCGCACATCTCTGTTGAAAAATTGATTTTTATCAATTAGCCCTAAATTAATACAAATTCTATCCCAGTGGAAAAAAGCATCCGAAAAATTTATTTTGTACTTTCCATCGTTTAATTGACTGGCTTCCAGAAACTCCTGATCTTTTTCTTTTATACGTTCTAAAGCGATAACATTTTCAAATGCTTTTGCATAGTATGCTGGGGGTATCCTTAATAAGTCTGACGCTATCAGATGCTTATCCCAATTTATTCTATAACCATTCTTAGGATGCGCCCCAGATTTGACCAATGACTCTATCATTTCTTTTGATTTAAATAATGCAGCCCAGTGCAGGGGCCTTAAGTAAGAGCTATCTTCTTCTTCAACTCCGATATCAAAACCTTCAGAGGAAAGAACACTGATTTCTTTTACTATATCTACTGCGCAGGTTTTAGTAGCCAAGAGCAAGGGGGTATTACCAAATGATTTTTCTTTTAGCCAGAATTGAAGCGTATCGGCATCAGTAGTTCTCAATAAAATTCGAAACACTTTAACATCACAATCTAAAATCGCATCATGCAGTGGATTGTTTGCTTGATTGTCATCTTTAAATAGAGATTGAGGTGTAGCTTTGGTTATGTCCGTAAACTGCTGTAAATTCAGGTTGACTTTTTAGGAGTGGAGTCATCGCTAAAATTCGGTACTATTGAGTTGTGAAAAACAATAACTATCGAAGGAGATTAGCGATGACGGATTACAATATTACAGTTGGAAAGGAATTGCTTCCAGAACTTTTATCAAGCCAGGATGGGCTCGCAAAGCTTGTTGAAGGTGTATTGAATCAGGTATTGGAGGCACAGGTGTCAGAAAGTCTGGGAGCAGACAAGCATGAACGTTCAGGTGAACGTATAGGCTATCGTAACGGTTACCGTCCAAGACAACTATACACTCGTGTGGGACCAGTCACTCTTCAAGTGCCGCAGACACGTGATGGCTCTTTTTCTACCGATATTTTTAAGCGCTATCAACGCAGTGAGCAGGCTTTTGTATTGGCTCTGATGGAAATGGTTGTTAATGGCGTATCAACCAGAAAAGTTAATAACATTACTGAAGAACTTTGCGGTGCTAGTTTTTCAAAGTCAACCGTCAGTCAACTGTGTTCTGGTCTTGATGCAAGAGTCAGAGCCTTCAACGAGCGTCGGTTTGATGGTGACAACTACCCATTTATCATGGTTGATGCGATGTTTATCAAGTGTCGTGATGGTGACAGAGTCGTGTCTCGAGCAGCCTTGACCATCTCGGGTATCAGAAGTGATGGCTACCGTGAAATACTGGGCCTTCGCATTGGTGACACTGAGAGCTATGCTACATGGGATGAAGCGTTTAAATGGCTAAAATCTCGTGGGCTAAAAGGCGTGATGTATGTTGTGTCAGACCAGCATGCAGGGCTTGTGGAAGCGGCTAGAAAGCACTTTCAAGGTGCAACCTGGCAACGATGCCAAGTTCACTTGATGCGCAACATCCTCGGGCACTGCTCTGTCAGACACCGCAAAGATGTTGCTGAAAAGGCAAAGCTTGTTTTTCAGGCACCTGATATGGAAGAAGCCAGGCGTAGACGCGATGATTTTATTGATGCCTTTGAGAAAAAAGCACCAAAATCAGTTACCTGCCTTGAGGAGGCTTTTGACGATGCCATGGTAGTTATGGCGTTGCCGGAGAAATACAGGAAGCGACTTCGCACCACCAACATGCAAGAGCGAATTAACGAGGAAATCAGGCGCCGAGAACGAGTGATAAGGATATTTCCTAATGATGATTCTGCATGGCGGCTGATTGGCGCTTTATTAGCTGAACAAAACGAGCAGTGGCAATCAAGGCGTTATCTTAATATGGACGAATTTAATGACTGGCTGGCTGAGAATGAAGCCGGAAAGTCTAATGTTGTAGGGATGAATGCTTTGACTAAATAACGTACTAACTTGATAGGCTGAATTAATGGGAATTTACAGCACTTTTTGGACTTGACCGTAGCTTTGTTAGGCATAATTTGAAATTAATAATTTTCTTAGATTAAATATTACACAAATTATTTAAAGAATTTATTAATTGTATGGCGGAAATTCGACATATACTGCGGTGGAGTTGTCACTATTAAACCGAACCATTCAGCATGAAAAAGATAACCAACTGATAATTCATCATTTTTAAAAAATTCTGCGCAATTTATTAACATTTAAAACCATCGATTTTTTAGATAATGCAATGAGGTATTGCGCTTTAATATCCTATTTACAAATAAACTATTTGGGGTAAACACTGACTTTTTGTTATAATATAAGGCATATTGCAAATATATTATTCCATCTTATGACAGTATTAATTTTAAAATTTTATTAATTAATTTGTGGATACAAACACAAAAACAAAATATCAGGATAATAAAATGAAACGTTTTCTTAATGGTCAGAAAATTAATGATTATAATGAATTAGATATATATCAAGCACTTTTTGATATCTATCCCACCATTGATATTCCTGATATTAACAATGAAGAAGAATTTTCTGATTGGTTATCAGCAATACAAACAGAACTTAATGAAAGATTAAGTGAGATCATTAAAGAGGCGAGAAACAAATATCCTCCGCAGATTAGAAAACCCTTTCCACCAGAAGAATATATCGATGATCCTCATTTTAATCCAATCTCTATATGGATAGATCCTCCTCAAGTACGTAACCCGCAATACGAAGAAGAGTATGCTGAATATGCAAGAAAGTTACGTGAATATGAGCAACATGTTAAAGACGTTAATATTAGCAGAAAGCAATATCTCATGGAACATGAAGATTATAGGAAAATTCGTGGTTTATTGGGTGTAATAAAACACTTTGAAAATGATTCAGTTCTTATTCCCGAATGGCAGAATATTCGCCAATCTTTCCATGAATTAGCCGACAACTCAAATACAAATAGACAAGGGCTGAGACGTTTACTGACTAAAATCGAACGAATAAATGACAAAGAAAAATCGGATGAAGACAAAATTATAGAATTTACATCAGAACTCCTTGATGAATATAAATTAATTTTGACGACAGGAGGTAAAGGAAGTTTAGGTTTTGAATCAAATAGCAGACTGGCAAAAGAATTTAGGCAGTTCTGTCAAGATCATTTATTTATAAACCTGCCTCGCAGTATAGAGAAAAGCACTGAGTTAAATCTACATAATGTCGATGCTGAAACTAATTTTTATTACATGATCAATGAAGATCGCGAGAAAAAAGATTTTTCCAATAACTACGGCATTTTTTATATAAAAAACAGCGATCAGTTACGTAATATTAATAGCTATGAATACTTGCGTTATATCGTAGAACACAATCTGGACTTTTTCGAAAATCCCGCTTCTTTCCCTCAAGACTTAAAGAAATTGTTTAACCAAATTTACAATGAATGTGAGGAATATAATGACTCATTCTCTTATGGTGATTTATATACTAAATTCATGTCAAAAATAGAAAGTTTTATACGAGAAGCCACTGATAAGGAAGAGTTAAGTAAGCTGGATGGTATTGTTGAATGTATTTATTTAAACGAAAATCATGCTCTCGAGAGAGCGCACACTATGATAGGGGAAGAACTATTAATTAATCAAACATCAGATGAATTTAATGTTGCGCTCAAAGAACGCATGAAAAAATCGGGTTATAAACGGAACAGCATCACCCCCGTTAAAAGAGAGGAAACATTAACCAGAGTATGGGATACTGCGCTCGCTCCAAGTTTTAAACCGCAAAGAACAACCAGTCAGCCTTCTGTTAAACATTATCAATATAAACAAGAATTGGACTTACCCATTGAAATCAGAATGGGTACACAAGCCCAACGGCATATACGTGATCCTATCGTAAGTCCCCTATTTAAGCGATATCTCGAAGTTCAGGAACAAAAGTATCCTGCAAGTATTACCCATATTTATTTCAACGGGCTGGGTTATTCCAATAAAGGACTAACTGGAAAAGCTAAGTTTGAGCGCAATATCGAAAAAGAAATGTCTTCAAAACTTCATGAATTAGAGAATGAGCATCCAAACGTCGTGGTGATTACCTTACCCGCTGATCTAGGTTTAATGAGTATAGAGAGACTGGAAAAGCAGTTTGTGCCCATTGAAAAAGAAGAATTTAAAGATTTTATAATCAAACTTGCAAGTGAAGATCCTAGTCTTTCAGAGGAGCTTAATGATTTCCATATCAGTCCCAAAGCTCGTGAATTAATTTTTGAAGATGATCAAGAAGCAATACTTGAAGAGCTTTATGACAATACTTTGCATGCATTAGGTCTTGAGAATAAAACCAGTTTTAGCTCAAGCGAACAACAAGCAATACTGTTTCATTTTTCAAAATATGAGTTAAAAAATTACATTATAGAAAAATTAAACCCAATTTCTATAAGTGATCAATGCAAGGATGGTATTGATAGAGCAGCAGTACAATCTCTTTATTATAATTTAATGAAATCGATTTTGTTAGAAAACCCGTTAACAAAAGAAGAATTCGAACGAGGAATGCATGCTGCTGCAGTCCTGGTAAAAGGAAGAGGTATGAATAATCATACCAAGCGATTTTGGAATGCTGTTAATCATTTAGTTCATGGTGAACATGCAGAATATATCAACAACAACTGTCCTTGGTTAGTTGAATGGGTGGAAAACAATCAACCTGATTTATCAAATTCGGATTCCTATGAAGACATACATGAGATAAATGTAGAGGAACATTGGGAAAACGTCCGTGATTCTTTTAAAGAGCTGGCTGAAAATGTACCTTCTAAAAGAAATAGCGCTAAAAGGTTGTTAGAGCAATTAGATGTTATCGAAAAGATGGATTTATCACCTGAAGGAAAAATCTATACCTTTACCGAAGCCATCCTCAAGGAGTACAGGCATATTTTAAGAAGCGGAGGTAAAGGACGCCTGGGTCTTGAGTCAAATAGTATTTTTGCTTCTGAGCTACACGAATTTTGTATTGATCACTTTGATATTCGCCTGCCTAAATCATTATCAAAAGGAGAAAAATTAAGTATAGATTCTCCAAATATTGCAAAGGGAGAAAAATTTAATTTAATTGCAAGAAATCCAAATCCAAAAATCCTAATCTTAGACATTGATAATTGTCTGAAAGTAAATGGGCAACTAAACCCTGCAATTATTGAGCATATCCAAAAAGAAAATTACGATGAAATCATTTTATTCACACAAAGAAGTCGCATCATTCAAAGGCCGGCAATATCCAGAGCTTATCATGATGAAACCGATTATTTTCCCACGACTTCAAGCATTGTGAACGAACTACAGGAGCTTACCGGTAAAGAGATTAAAGTTTCTACATCAATGGACCATTTATACGGTAAACCCACAAGCTATTTTTCTGAGCACTTAAATGAATTTGAAAATAAAGTATTACAAGATCCATTGATTGCTGAAGGGAGAACTTCTGAAGACATTTTAGACATTACGCAAGAGGAATTAGACCATATTAAAAATAGAATAAATGAAATATTAGCTGAGGATACAGATGAAGATATAAAAAAACAAAAGCTGGGTGAGATTATTGAACCTCATCTAATAGAGCAATTATTTGATGAATATGAACCTTTAGATTTAGATACAATTCAATTTGAGGCCGATAACGTGGATCTTATTCATCCACGCGGGAAAGTATTGCAGTTTCGATATTTGTGTGAAGATATTCAAAAGAGATATAGAAGTAATTCATGCACCATACACTATCTTGACGATAGCGAACATAATATTGAAGAGATACTCGATGCAAGTGATGAGTTACCCATCGCCCCCCTTTGTGCGCGAGTAGATCACGAAAATATTATTACGAATGAATATGGAGTTGGATTAATTTTAAATGATGACTATAGAGATGATTTTTTGCGTGATATACATCATCGTAATGGTGCGATAAAGCAAATAAATATTGATATTGATCATTCACTACTAAGTGAAGATGAAAAAAAGAAGGCCAGATCAAAACTGTTAGATTACCAGCTACATCATTTGGCTGAGATTGTTTCTTCTCCAAATGAAGACTTATGTCATGAAGGAGCAGAAGAACAGGCACACAAAGTATTAAAAGGGCTTTTCGAAACATTCGCATACACAAAATGGGACACCGGAAGTGGCGGCGTGAATATCGACATTCAAGATAAAAATGGTCTCGTAACACATCAAGCCACCGTACCTAAAAATATTGCGAAAATAATGAAAATGATTTCAAATGCATCTCTCGCTGAGTCAAATGGTAAAAACATAAGCTGGGTTAAATTATTGCATGCTGTTGAAAAATTAGGCTCAAAAGCCGCTGATAAAATCAGCCTTGGTAGAACCGGTATGACAAAACAGACATTTGCCTTTTTTAAAGAACAATATCAAAATACCGTGAGGCACCGTCATGAGAGTGAAAAAGATTTTCTTGCAAGATATACCCATCAAGACGCTGAGAAGATTACAAGAAGAGAAATAGAAAAACTTACCTCAACATTTTTTATTAGCAGAACCGGTGTTGAATTGCTTGACCTTTGTGGGGAGACCCCTCTCACCAATGGCAAGGAACTTCCTGATATATTTACAGAATCCTATGGAAGCAACCGAAAAACCGAAGAGGAATACCGCGCCCTGGATGAGCAATTAATAGAAGCGAGGGCATTATCCAGTAGTATGACTGAATACCGACAACAGGCTGAGAGTATACATTATGCAAATTGTACAACACTTGCTTGTTTTTTATGCGATGCATTGTTAGCCCAGGACATTGAGGCAAAAATATTTGGTTTGGGTGGAGCTCATCATTTTGTGATTGCAAAGGATGGTCATTCTGATTGGTTAATCGTAGCAGATCCATGGGCGAACACTCAGTTTAAGATTCAAATGGAAACTCCTGTTGATGATCTAGAAGAACTCTCAGCTAATGATCGTCTAAGGATTGCAGAGCAATATTATGTAGAGACTGGTTTGTATTCAAATTATCGAGAAAAATTAGATGAATTGATTGCTCTCAACCCAAATATAAGTGAGATCACTACTGAGTGTTATTTTCAAGTAACGGGAACAGAGCGCTTTTTCGAATTTGAAAATGTTCAGGAAAATAGTTTTAGCCTGTAAATAAGGTGTAGTAGTTCAAACTTGATCTGACAGTTACCGGTTTTTCAGAAGTGTCTGTCAGGTCAAATTCAGCCTATCAATTTTTCCTTCCAGATTTGTTTGCCATCAATCAATGTTTGCATTGGAGTACGTCCACAGCACATTTTGCCTTGATGGGTGCGCTCATTATTATAATAATGAAGCCATACGTCCAGATCTTTTTGCAGTTCATCCATGTCATCGTAAACTTTCTTACGGAATGTGATTTGATAAAACTCCTGCAAAATCGTTTTGTGGAAACGCTCACAAATACCGTTTGTTTGCGGTGATTGTGCTTTAGTTTTCGTGTGATCAATGTTGTTAATAGCTAAATAAAGCTGATAGTCATGCTGTTCTACTTTCCCACAATACTCTGTACCCCGGTCAGTTAAAACACGCAGCATAGGTAACTGCTGCTGCTCAAAGAACGGCAAGACCTTGTCGTTAAGGAGATCTGCTGATGTAATAGGCGTTTTTGTTGTATAGAGCTTGGCAAATGCCACTTTGCTATAAGTATCAACAAAAGTCTGCTGATAAATGCGGCCAACTCCTTTGATAGTTCCCACATAGAATGTATCTTGGGAACCAAGATAGCCAGGATGTGCTGTTTCAATTTCGCCGCAAGCCTCATCATCAAACTTCTTCTTCTCCAAAGCTGCAATTTGTGCTTCTGTGAGAATAATGCCCTCTGATGCTACTTTGGCTTCAAGTGCCTTCAAACGGTCTTTAAAGTTAGCTAAATTATGCCTAAGCCAGACGCTGCGAACGCCACTAGGGGATACAAAAATCCCTTTCTTACGCAACTCATTACTGGTGCGTAGTTGACCATGAGCTGGATATTCTATGGCGTACTCTTTTACCGCTTGCTCTATAGAATCGTCAACACGGTTCTTGTGATTAGGTTGCCTTCGTGACTTATCAAATAAGGCATCTACCCCACCAGATTCTACCGCTGATTTATAACGATAGAAGGTGTCTCGTGATAAACCCATTACCTTACAGGCTTTCGATACATTGCCTAATTCTTCAGCTAAATTTAGTAAGCCAACTTTGTGTTTAATAATTTTAACGTTATTATCTATCATGAGAGTTTTCCTTTTGGTTTTGTTAAAGTTTGCACTTCTATCAAAACCGGAAACTCTCACCTTTTCAAGTGGTTATGTCAGATTAAGTCGAAACTAATTCAAATAAGGTCCTGTTCTTTATTTATACCTCCTTTTTCACAAAACAAAGCATAAATTATTTGAATTAAATCAGTGAGTTATTTATTCCATTCCCTGTTTTTACTTTTTATGTCTTAAGTGCAAAACTTTATTTTGCAAAGAGCTGATGGCAACTATACGACAGTCCATTAATTTTTTATTAATAAACGAAATTTACAATCCCTTATACACAGTCGTCTACCCAAGTCACTCACACAAAATCATAATTTCAGTAGGAACCTGCCATGAATGCAAATGAAATAAAACAAATCTTAATCACCTTGTACCAACAGTTGTCTGAATTTTTTACCATCTACAATAATATGACCCTGGTGAGCCAGCGGG contains:
- a CDS encoding DMT family transporter is translated as MFVGNLCAGLVPFLFKNPAAIAKEVWYIPRRTFLFLMGSTFFTFLYPMLIYFALERTTVINVTLISQLDGVFFIIISTLIIGIKVSRNEIWGYSIITIGTFSILFYKSGFTFRIGDWLVVLATICINAIEVIDKRLIEDCSFMTITSVTNLFSAIIFFWITYLSFGWEHFLGVFHGELWIIMLVYAGLTIVLADVLWLKALKLNISLNLVSKLSLLSPAITLLLAFFLLDEIPTSPEVFGIIVIFLGLFVTAFAKARPRKLKTNSVKT
- a CDS encoding IS256 family transposase — its product is MTDYNITVGKELLPELLSSQDGLAKLVEGVLNQVLEAQVSESLGADKHERSGERIGYRNGYRPRQLYTRVGPVTLQVPQTRDGSFSTDIFKRYQRSEQAFVLALMEMVVNGVSTRKVNNITEELCGASFSKSTVSQLCSGLDARVRAFNERRFDGDNYPFIMVDAMFIKCRDGDRVVSRAALTISGIRSDGYREILGLRIGDTESYATWDEAFKWLKSRGLKGVMYVVSDQHAGLVEAARKHFQGATWQRCQVHLMRNILGHCSVRHRKDVAEKAKLVFQAPDMEEARRRRDDFIDAFEKKAPKSVTCLEEAFDDAMVVMALPEKYRKRLRTTNMQERINEEIRRRERVIRIFPNDDSAWRLIGALLAEQNEQWQSRRYLNMDEFNDWLAENEAGKSNVVGMNALTK